Proteins found in one Bacillota bacterium genomic segment:
- a CDS encoding Fe-S-containing protein, producing the protein MSANAEKKARVMGGPDGERRRFPAVAVFVGAVVLVGIVLAGTLLWGSREIPGRAAEGGSYRLAPRRYDPAVRVEQADIVPEFRDGRIYVDLATVEEKGIVRFRIPNKPVRLPNGSDFDYLPVTVYVAPSGRVVAAVSFCEPCSGTTFHIRGDRLVCNVCGTQWRLEDLKGLNGGCLLFPPDEVDYRVEGGKLILDEQELRSWQPRI; encoded by the coding sequence GTGAGCGCAAACGCCGAAAAGAAGGCGAGGGTGATGGGCGGTCCTGACGGGGAGCGCCGCCGGTTCCCTGCGGTCGCCGTATTCGTGGGGGCGGTGGTGCTGGTGGGGATCGTACTGGCAGGCACCCTCCTGTGGGGCAGCCGGGAGATCCCCGGGCGGGCGGCGGAGGGAGGGTCTTACCGCCTGGCGCCTCGCAGGTACGACCCTGCCGTGAGGGTCGAACAGGCTGACATCGTGCCGGAGTTTCGCGATGGGAGGATATACGTTGACCTGGCAACGGTCGAAGAAAAGGGGATCGTCAGGTTCAGGATCCCGAATAAACCCGTCAGGTTGCCCAACGGGAGCGATTTCGACTACCTGCCCGTGACCGTGTACGTGGCTCCGTCGGGCCGGGTGGTGGCGGCGGTTTCTTTCTGTGAACCGTGCAGCGGTACCACTTTCCACATCCGCGGGGACCGGCTGGTGTGCAACGTGTGCGGTACCCAATGGCGGCTGGAAGATCTCAAAGGGCTGAACGGAGGGTGCCTGCTGTTCCCGCCCGATGAAGTCGACTACCGGGTGGAGGGCGGCAAGCTCATCCTCGACGAGCAGGAACTACGATCCTGGCAACCCAGGATCTAG
- a CDS encoding M56 family metallopeptidase, translating to MSHLHPFIVYAFFGMLAGSALAGLVTRLSGLPPDVRRGVWWAPLAVPFVLYAASWAWRWRVACWVPLLAGQGFAGVILAWLCRAGTMLAHLLAPFFAVSLAVGVGKAIAGAVLVGRLRRQFRPEPDESCVTLTLRAVAERMGIRPPAVMVVPRPLSQAFTAGIMHPVVILSRPLVEQLDPEELEAVLAHELAHVRTGDHWKKWLAATVRDILLFTGLSPSAFRRLQAETEAMADAASARVTGRPLALAAALLKGYRLGTAGGWWQLALDNFSPLSGAGEVQRRVEALLQGSARSGRRAGNRRWLVLAVWLLTGVILVPLC from the coding sequence ATGAGCCACCTGCACCCGTTCATTGTCTACGCTTTCTTCGGGATGCTCGCGGGCAGCGCCCTGGCCGGGCTGGTCACGAGGCTGTCGGGGCTTCCCCCTGACGTTCGGCGCGGTGTCTGGTGGGCCCCCCTGGCGGTGCCCTTCGTTCTGTACGCCGCTTCCTGGGCGTGGCGCTGGCGGGTGGCGTGCTGGGTCCCGCTGCTGGCAGGGCAGGGGTTCGCAGGCGTCATCCTGGCCTGGTTGTGCCGGGCAGGAACCATGCTCGCTCACCTGCTAGCACCCTTCTTCGCGGTTTCCCTGGCGGTGGGGGTGGGGAAAGCGATTGCGGGAGCGGTATTGGTCGGCCGGCTCCGGCGCCAATTCCGGCCCGAGCCGGATGAGAGCTGCGTGACCCTCACGCTGAGGGCGGTGGCAGAGCGCATGGGCATCAGGCCGCCGGCGGTGATGGTGGTACCGCGTCCCCTCTCGCAGGCGTTCACCGCGGGCATCATGCACCCTGTGGTGATACTTTCCCGGCCCCTGGTCGAGCAACTGGACCCTGAGGAGCTGGAGGCGGTGCTGGCTCACGAACTGGCTCACGTGAGGACCGGCGACCACTGGAAGAAGTGGCTGGCAGCCACGGTGCGGGACATCCTGTTGTTCACCGGGCTTTCTCCCTCAGCGTTTCGCCGGCTCCAGGCCGAGACGGAAGCCATGGCCGACGCGGCATCCGCCCGCGTCACCGGAAGGCCCCTGGCCCTGGCAGCCGCCCTCCTCAAGGGCTACCGGCTGGGTACTGCCGGAGGCTGGTGGCAGCTGGCGCTGGACAACTTCTCCCCCCTCAGCGGCGCCGGAGAGGTGCAACGTCGGGTCGAGGCGTTGCTGCAGGGATCCGCGCGGTCCGGACGCAGAGCAGGCAACCGGCGCTGGCTCGTCCTGGCCGTGTGGCTCCTCACGGGAGTGATCCTGGTTCCTCTTTGCTGA